The following coding sequences lie in one Aspergillus puulaauensis MK2 DNA, chromosome 3, nearly complete sequence genomic window:
- a CDS encoding putative MFS transporter (COG:G;~EggNog:ENOG410QE0H;~InterPro:IPR020846,IPR011701,IPR036259;~PFAM:PF07690;~SMCOG1106:major facilitator transporter;~TransMembrane:9 (o121-140i152-173o185-207i219-238o319-340i352-372o378-398i410-430o442-463i);~antiSMASH:Cluster_3.8;~go_function: GO:0022857 - transmembrane transporter activity [Evidence IEA];~go_process: GO:0055085 - transmembrane transport [Evidence IEA]) yields the protein MSDFPRHGVIEKEAPYAQHIGDVEKSEQIPQYDKFGSAAKVDPKEIALVRKIDCYMMPTVWAMYFLNFLDRNALVNGKLNSLTEDLNLVGTQYNTCVSILFVGYLAGQIPSNMILNRIKPAWYMAGFMMAWAIVSTLTCLVKDYHGMLACRLILGVVEAPFYPGALFMISLFYNRKEATTRMAILYTGNMLASAFSGLISAAVFATLDKKHGLAGWQWLFLIQGVVTVVVAIAAFFLLPNSPKETFWLTPEERQLAHDRIARDTTQKEEGTSVWTGLRDACSDYRCWIFALMSNLHLSANGFKNFMPTAVKTLGFNSTITLVLTCPPYLLATFTSVAVSWSSGHFNERTWHVTISKLLAIVGFAVACGTLNIGARYFAMILFVGATYGVNNINIAWVAATLGQTDEKKAVSIAMANTLGNLASVYTPYLWPDSDAPRFSTAMYASIGFSAGVIILAWVMRFVLARQNEKLRAADPGVINLYAY from the exons ATGTCAGACTTCCCTCGTCATGGTGTCATCGAGAAGGAAGCCCCTTATGCCCAGCATATTGGCGATGTCGAGAAGAGCGAGCAAATTCCACAATACGACAAGTTCGGGTCGGCAGCCAAAGTCGATCCCAAAGAGATCGCGCTAGTCAGGAAGATTGACTGCTATATGATG CCAACGGTTTGGGCGATGTATTTTCTCAACTTCCTTGATCGCAATGCCCTTGTCAACGGCAAGCTTAACAGTCTCACCGAAGATCTGAATCTGGTCGGAACGCAGTATAATACCTGCGTTAGCATCCTGTTTGTTGG GTATCTTGCTGGCCAGATTCCCTCCAACATGATTCTCAATCGCATCAAGCCGGCGTGGTATATGGCAGGCTTTATGATGGCCTGGGCAATTGTATCGACGCTCACATGCTTGGTTAAGGACTACCACGGAATGCTCGCCTGTAGGCTTATACTTGGTGTTGTGGAGGCACCATTCTACCCCGGAGCCCTGTTCATGATATCGCTTTTTTATAACCGCAAAGAGGCGACCACCCGCATGGCAATCCTTTATACGGGAAACATGCTGGCCAGTGCATTCTCGGGCCTCATCTCCGCTGCTGTGTTTGCGACCCTGGATAAGAAGCATGGTCTTGCTGGCTGGCAGTGGCTGTTTCTCATTCAGGGCGTCGTGACTGTAGTGGTAGCTATCGCTGcgttttttctccttccaaaCTCCCCAAAGGAGACTTTTTGGCTTACGCCGGAGGAACGACAGCTCGCTCACGACCGCATCGCACGGGACACGACTcagaaagaagagggaacAAGCGTTTGGACTGGGCTTCGAGACGCATGCTCGGATTATCGCTGTTGGATATTCGCCCTGATGAGCAATCTCCATCTCTCTGCCAACGGGTTCAAGAATTTCATGCCAACAGCCGTTAAAACACTCGGCTTCAATTCAACTATAACTCTTGTTCTCACTTGCCCGCCGTATCTTCTGGCCACCTTCACCTCAGTCGCCGTTTCATGGTCCTCTGGCCACTTCAACGAAAGAACTTGGCACGTTACGATTTCCAAGCTGCTTGCGATAGTTGGATTTGCAGTCGCGTGCGGGACATTGAACATCGGGGCACGATACTTTGCTATGATTCTGTTTGTCGGGGCCACCTACGGagtcaacaacatcaacattgcGTGGGTTGCGGCGACACTAGGACAAACTGATGAGAAAAAGGCCGTGTCCATTGCAATGGCAAATACCCTGGGCAATCTTGCCAGTGTGTACACACCATATCTGTGGCCGGACAGCGACGCTCCAAGATTTTCGACTGCCATGTATGCCAGTATTGGATTTTCGGCCGGGGTTATTATATTGGCGTGGGTCATGAGATTTGTCCTCGCGAGGCAAAATGAGAAGCTGCGGGCAGCTGATCCTGGAGTTATCAATCTGTATGCTTACTGA